Part of the Rhodospirillales bacterium genome, CGGGCCACCAGCGCGTCGAGCATGTTCCGCCGCTTGACGACAAGTTCCTCGCGCACGATGTCCTCGGCGGCCTTGAGGATGCGCATCTCCAACATCTGCCGCCGGCGCGCTTCCATTTCGCCGCTGTCATAAAGGTGGCGGCGGTGGGCGTCTATCACCTCGACCAGCCGCTCGATGCCGTCGCGGTTCTGGGCGCTGGTCGGCAGCACCGGAATCTTCCAGCCGGAGTCGAGGCGGCCGACGCCGCCGAGGTGCAGCATGGTCTTGAGTTCTGTCACCGCCTTGTCGGCGTCGGGCCGGTCGGCCTTGCTGACGACGTGGATGTCGGCGATCTCCAGGACACCTGCCTTGATGGCCTGCACCTCGTCGCCGAGCCCGGGCGCCGAGACGACCACAACGGTATGAGCGGCCTGAACCACGTCGACCTCATCCTGACCGACGCCGACCGTCTCCACCAGCACCAGATCGAAACCGGCGGCGTCGAACACGTCCGCCACATCGAGGGCGGCGCGGGACAATCCGCCAAGCGAACCGCGCGTCGCCAGCGACCGGATGAAAACGCCACGGTCGCCGGCCAACTCGCTCATGCGGATGCGGTCGCCGAGGATGGCGCCGCCCGAAAACGGGCTGGACGGATCAATGGCGACGATTCCGACGGTTCGGCCGGTGGTTCGCACGTGCTGAGCAAGGGACCGCACCAGTGTCGACTTGCCGGCGCCCGGCACGCCGGTGATGCCCACGATGTGGGCGCGACCGGCGCGGCGGTGC contains:
- the meaB gene encoding methylmalonyl Co-A mutase-associated GTPase MeaB, with the protein product MPDAVTAQADRDAPLDDALLAELLEGRRRAVSRAMSVAESTQPAARRFVAEVHRRAGRAHIVGITGVPGAGKSTLVRSLAQHVRTTGRTVGIVAIDPSSPFSGGAILGDRIRMSELAGDRGVFIRSLATRGSLGGLSRAALDVADVFDAAGFDLVLVETVGVGQDEVDVVQAAHTVVVVSAPGLGDEVQAIKAGVLEIADIHVVSKADRPDADKAVTELKTMLHLGGVGRLDSGWKIPVLPTSAQNRDGIERLVEVIDAHRRHLYDSGEMEARRRQMLEMRILKAAEDIVREELVVKRRNMLDALVARSLAGEMDPYAAAGQLLARLGS